In Neorhizobium galegae, the following proteins share a genomic window:
- a CDS encoding flagellin, protein MTSILTNIAAMSALQTLRNIDSQMQTTQDRVSSGLRVGTASDNAAYWSIATTMRSDNGALSAVQDALGLGAAKVDTAYSAMESVVDVVKEIKNKLVTASEAGVDKAKIQAEISQLQDQLKSITSSASFSGENWLQAEVGGASNPTTGVIYAASPVVKQVVSSFIRDPDGNVAVKSVDVILNETNVLFDLSGGHGGLLDGNSFNGFRAINFDDGTTNHKDYFGKINTAAFYATDALWKDVGGGVYMKGDTTGIYTSGTSGTYLIKVGGAYIDAVYTTKGYDFSAGATATAGIKYAANISISELDITKLDDYRNSNGVSYLGMGTKANDADLMAALNSFVDGQLEKLISATAKLGSINKRIDMQEAFVSKLTDSIDSGIGRLVDADMSEESTRLKALQTQQQLAIQSLSIANTSSENILSLFRQ, encoded by the coding sequence ATGACCAGCATTCTTACCAACATTGCAGCTATGTCTGCTCTCCAGACTCTCCGTAACATCGATAGCCAGATGCAGACCACTCAGGACCGGGTTTCCTCCGGTCTGCGCGTCGGTACTGCTTCCGACAACGCCGCCTACTGGTCGATCGCGACCACCATGCGCTCCGACAACGGCGCTCTCTCCGCGGTTCAAGACGCCCTCGGTCTCGGCGCCGCAAAGGTTGATACCGCCTATTCCGCAATGGAAAGCGTTGTCGACGTCGTAAAGGAAATCAAGAACAAGCTCGTTACCGCCTCGGAAGCCGGCGTCGACAAGGCGAAGATCCAGGCAGAAATCTCGCAGCTGCAGGATCAGTTGAAGAGCATCACTTCTTCTGCTTCGTTCTCCGGTGAAAACTGGCTGCAGGCCGAAGTCGGCGGTGCCTCCAACCCCACCACGGGCGTGATCTACGCGGCCAGCCCGGTCGTCAAGCAGGTTGTGAGCTCGTTCATCCGCGATCCCGATGGCAACGTCGCTGTCAAATCGGTGGATGTCATTCTGAACGAAACGAACGTCCTGTTCGACTTGAGCGGCGGTCACGGCGGCCTGCTCGACGGCAATTCCTTCAATGGCTTCCGGGCGATCAACTTTGACGATGGCACGACCAACCACAAGGACTACTTCGGCAAGATCAACACTGCCGCGTTTTACGCAACGGACGCGCTCTGGAAGGATGTCGGCGGCGGCGTCTACATGAAGGGCGACACCACCGGCATCTATACGTCCGGCACCAGCGGCACCTATCTCATCAAGGTCGGCGGCGCCTACATCGACGCTGTCTACACCACCAAGGGATACGATTTCTCGGCCGGTGCAACGGCAACCGCAGGCATCAAGTACGCCGCCAACATCTCCATCTCCGAACTGGATATCACCAAGCTCGACGACTATCGCAATTCGAACGGTGTCAGCTATCTCGGGATGGGAACCAAGGCCAATGACGCCGATCTCATGGCCGCTCTCAACTCGTTCGTCGATGGTCAGCTCGAAAAGCTCATCAGCGCAACGGCAAAACTCGGGTCGATCAACAAGCGCATCGACATGCAGGAAGCTTTCGTCTCCAAGCTGACCGACTCCATCGACAGCGGCATCGGCCGACTGGTGGATGCGGACATGAGCGAAGAGTCGACCAGGCTCAAGGCCCTGCAGACCCAGCAGCAACTTGCGATCCAGTCGCTCTCGATCGCCAATACCAGTTCCGAGAATATTCTGTCGCTCTTCCGTCAGTAA
- a CDS encoding flagellin, whose product MTSILTNPAAMAALQTLRSIDRNMEITQARVSSGMRVQTAADNAAYWSIATTMRSDNHALSTIQDALGLGAAKVDTAYTAMESAIDTVVEIKSKIVAAYGVGSNRGKIQEEIAQLQEQLRSISDSATFSGENWLQDYISDGGTNAQEKPVVKQVVASFTRTASGDVAVKTVDYTLDSKTVLFDLNGGNLGILDSSVKFVAETEVAVDMTTSNGTMGSTNASYAVSVLAESQLMALGADTNTIDTSIYAVGGNFYLKVAEGKWAQVTTTDPATAPAVTTPAHDDGTTKYYFVVTAANNLNNRKLGMSVTTVDINKLNDLVVKMNTMVPGSAPNTDAVLDMMERFLDKQLLAMTSAASSLGSIQKRIDLQESFVASLTDVIDKGVGRLVDADMNEESTRLKALQTQQQLGIQSLQIANTNAENILQLFRQG is encoded by the coding sequence ATGACCAGTATCCTGACCAATCCCGCCGCTATGGCTGCCCTGCAGACGTTGCGCTCGATCGACCGCAACATGGAAATTACTCAGGCGCGGGTTTCCTCGGGCATGCGTGTCCAGACGGCCGCGGACAATGCCGCCTACTGGTCGATCGCAACCACGATGCGTTCCGACAATCATGCGCTCTCGACCATCCAGGACGCGCTGGGCCTCGGCGCCGCCAAGGTGGACACCGCCTACACGGCGATGGAAAGTGCGATCGACACCGTCGTCGAAATCAAATCCAAGATCGTTGCGGCTTACGGCGTCGGCTCCAATCGCGGCAAGATCCAGGAAGAAATCGCCCAGCTCCAGGAACAGCTGAGGAGCATCTCGGACTCGGCGACCTTCTCCGGCGAGAACTGGCTTCAGGACTATATCAGCGACGGCGGTACCAACGCTCAGGAAAAGCCGGTCGTCAAACAGGTGGTTGCGTCGTTCACCCGCACCGCCTCCGGTGACGTCGCGGTCAAGACCGTCGACTATACGCTTGATTCCAAGACGGTCCTTTTCGACCTCAACGGCGGCAATCTCGGCATCTTGGACTCGTCCGTGAAGTTCGTTGCCGAGACCGAAGTCGCCGTGGACATGACCACTTCCAACGGCACGATGGGTTCGACGAACGCGTCCTACGCCGTCTCGGTTCTCGCCGAAAGCCAATTGATGGCGCTGGGCGCGGATACGAATACAATCGACACGAGCATCTACGCAGTCGGCGGCAATTTTTATCTGAAGGTCGCGGAAGGCAAGTGGGCTCAGGTGACGACGACCGATCCGGCTACGGCACCGGCGGTAACGACCCCGGCTCACGACGACGGCACGACAAAATATTATTTCGTTGTGACTGCTGCGAACAATCTCAACAACCGAAAACTTGGGATGTCGGTCACCACGGTCGACATCAACAAGCTGAACGACCTCGTCGTAAAGATGAACACGATGGTCCCGGGCTCGGCGCCGAACACTGACGCTGTGCTTGATATGATGGAGCGTTTCCTCGACAAACAGCTTCTGGCGATGACGAGCGCCGCTTCGAGCCTGGGCTCGATCCAGAAGCGCATCGATCTGCAGGAAAGCTTCGTCGCCTCCCTGACCGACGTGATCGACAAGGGTGTCGGCCGACTGGTCGATGCGGACATGAACGAAGAATCGACGCGGTTGAAGGCGTTGCAGACTCAGCAGCAGCTCGGCATCCAGTCGCTCCAGATCGCCAACACCAACGCCGAAAACATCCTGCAGTTGTTCCGGCAGGGTTAA
- a CDS encoding MotB family protein produces the protein MSEGENHHHGKNEVVIVKRHGGGHDDGAHGGAWKIAYADFMTAMMAFFLVMWLVNAANEETKASMASYFNPIKLSDETPASKGLEKPVDAAEGQENGEKSKVKAEGNVQGSAAATGEDMTSTSGDEPNYSEADFFENPYSVLAEIAQQVGQQANVSAKGEGGASDSGPATGADGGQAYRDPFDPDFWTKQMQMSRAEGPEQAVKTTASDDPLAQMGQAPQYQQAPQSTEANTQLQQTQMAVAIPTPRPDPTQMDKPQTAPGAHAAKPANLNGQKPEDGAKAEEQAELKAADELKKEIQQQISGIAGKLAEGLVVTPAEGGLLVSISDQADDPMFNIGSAVPRREMVLAMEKIGQILKDRKGSIVLRGHTDGRQFKGTENDNWRLSMSRAHSAYYMLVHGGLAEDRIKQVSGFADRRLQVPADPLAAANRRIEILLEADEG, from the coding sequence ATGAGCGAAGGCGAAAACCATCACCACGGCAAGAACGAGGTCGTCATCGTCAAGCGACATGGCGGCGGACACGACGACGGCGCCCATGGCGGCGCCTGGAAGATCGCTTATGCCGACTTCATGACCGCGATGATGGCGTTCTTCCTCGTCATGTGGCTGGTCAATGCCGCCAACGAGGAGACGAAAGCCTCGATGGCGAGTTATTTCAACCCGATCAAGCTTTCCGACGAGACTCCGGCCTCGAAGGGGTTGGAAAAGCCGGTCGATGCGGCCGAGGGCCAGGAAAACGGCGAGAAGTCGAAGGTCAAGGCCGAGGGCAACGTTCAGGGCTCCGCGGCGGCGACCGGGGAGGACATGACCTCGACGTCAGGTGATGAACCCAATTATTCCGAGGCGGACTTCTTCGAAAACCCCTATTCCGTTCTTGCCGAGATCGCTCAGCAAGTGGGCCAGCAGGCGAATGTCAGCGCCAAGGGCGAGGGCGGTGCCAGTGATTCAGGCCCCGCGACCGGTGCCGATGGCGGCCAGGCCTACCGCGACCCCTTCGATCCGGACTTCTGGACCAAGCAGATGCAGATGTCGCGCGCCGAAGGGCCCGAGCAGGCTGTGAAGACCACGGCGAGTGACGATCCGCTCGCCCAGATGGGGCAGGCGCCGCAATACCAGCAGGCGCCGCAATCCACTGAAGCCAACACACAACTGCAACAGACCCAAATGGCTGTTGCCATTCCCACCCCGCGTCCCGACCCGACGCAGATGGATAAGCCGCAGACGGCCCCGGGGGCGCACGCGGCCAAGCCTGCCAACCTCAACGGACAAAAGCCGGAAGACGGCGCGAAAGCGGAAGAGCAGGCGGAACTGAAGGCTGCGGACGAGCTTAAGAAGGAAATCCAGCAGCAGATTTCCGGTATCGCCGGCAAGCTCGCGGAAGGTCTTGTCGTTACGCCTGCCGAAGGCGGCCTGCTGGTGTCGATCTCCGACCAGGCGGATGATCCGATGTTCAACATCGGTTCGGCTGTGCCGCGCCGCGAAATGGTGCTGGCGATGGAGAAGATCGGCCAGATCCTCAAGGATCGAAAGGGCAGCATCGTCCTGCGCGGACATACGGACGGTCGTCAGTTCAAGGGTACCGAGAACGACAATTGGCGCCTTTCCATGTCCCGTGCTCACAGCGCCTATTACATGCTGGTGCATGGCGGCTTGGCGGAAGATCGCATCAAACAGGTTTCCGGCTTCGCCGACAGGCGCCTCCAGGTGCCGGCCGATCCGCTTGCCGCCGCAAACAGGCGTATCGAAATCCTGCTCGAGGCGGACGAGGGATAG
- the motC gene encoding chemotaxis protein MotC: MAVGIKSLVAAGLVFGVAFAPAASAQDRTDLAPYAMLRSLQFVQDSVVLGDHSAAEMQRFMLGTIDQRLRTAPPSIFEDPRNVDAALIYAMSGGNPATLEYLASRDVAGNFDNRVADGLRKYLGGRGTLIEKSLSEMAKEYRDEKIGPYLSLVSGNVMVAKDTKGALVFYDWARLTAPGTIIEEAALRRSVAITVDANMVAPALSYSRKYARRFIHSPYASQFADFFVQLAVGHFGEITEDDIDGALEFMDADRRREIFLRIARSAAIAGKNDLARLASAKAESLAKTPTPEALAKLYGGFANIPTKDIGQAIQAIADVPEEALSPRDRALRQAAKVVAEQVVTRPTVDSLAQDKAIKVTNTEDAKSPVALPRNEIAGPASATESPMAGTAAKFDPAFQTFVDSGRSKLSAIDEMLKEENPSK, translated from the coding sequence ATGGCTGTGGGCATAAAGTCCTTGGTTGCGGCCGGCCTCGTTTTCGGGGTCGCATTCGCGCCTGCGGCATCGGCTCAGGATCGTACGGACCTTGCGCCCTATGCGATGCTTCGGTCCTTGCAATTCGTGCAGGATTCCGTCGTGCTCGGCGATCACTCGGCCGCGGAAATGCAGCGCTTCATGCTGGGGACGATCGACCAGCGCCTGCGGACGGCGCCCCCGTCTATCTTCGAGGATCCGCGCAATGTCGACGCGGCGCTGATCTACGCCATGAGCGGCGGCAATCCCGCTACGCTCGAATACCTGGCCTCGCGCGACGTCGCGGGCAATTTCGATAACCGCGTTGCCGACGGGTTGAGAAAATACCTCGGCGGCCGCGGGACTTTGATCGAAAAAAGCCTCAGCGAAATGGCCAAGGAATATCGGGACGAGAAGATCGGTCCCTACCTTTCGCTCGTCAGCGGAAACGTGATGGTCGCCAAGGATACGAAGGGCGCCTTGGTTTTTTACGACTGGGCACGCTTGACGGCGCCCGGCACGATCATCGAGGAGGCCGCGCTGCGTCGATCGGTGGCGATTACCGTCGATGCCAATATGGTGGCGCCGGCGCTCTCCTATTCGCGGAAATACGCGCGGCGTTTCATCCATTCGCCCTACGCCAGCCAGTTCGCCGATTTCTTCGTGCAGCTGGCCGTCGGCCATTTCGGCGAGATCACGGAGGACGATATCGACGGAGCGCTGGAATTCATGGACGCCGACCGGCGCCGTGAGATTTTCCTGCGCATTGCGCGTTCGGCTGCGATCGCCGGCAAGAACGATCTTGCGCGTCTCGCCTCCGCAAAGGCCGAATCGCTTGCCAAAACTCCGACGCCCGAGGCGCTCGCGAAGCTTTATGGCGGGTTCGCCAATATCCCGACGAAGGACATCGGGCAGGCCATTCAGGCGATAGCCGACGTTCCCGAGGAAGCGCTTTCACCGCGTGACCGTGCTTTGCGGCAGGCCGCAAAAGTGGTGGCGGAGCAAGTTGTTACCCGGCCTACGGTCGACAGCCTCGCACAAGATAAAGCTATCAAAGTGACCAATACAGAAGACGCGAAATCTCCAGTCGCGTTGCCCAGGAATGAGATCGCTGGGCCTGCCTCCGCCACGGAAAGTCCGATGGCCGGCACCGCTGCCAAATTCGATCCGGCCTTCCAGACATTCGTCGATAGCGGTCGTTCGAAATTGAGTGCTATCGACGAAATGCTGAAGGAGGAGAACCCTTCCAAATGA
- a CDS encoding flagellar hook-length control protein FliK — MITDILGGGKTGPADAASSTKQGVAGRKGADGSAGGFSDALSDFDRDAPSSAGDVPDEDARASSAEERMAGDVKQGKPKPIIDIKPQSLRRPIEEAEDSAGALKQAPVNEPKEKQMTTAERKLREALEAAKAVARKSDEVQGKRPGRSEKDAQAETEGSEELDVSMLAADDAKITDMLSLLTSGEATGAINAMVSKNASGQQNKRTRGQDDGGREVDALDLKDAKHAGAGGAEGDPLSTPVDADRSVPGTRVFRFSNARTDQHVDMAVGGRGERSTAEFRSPSGGAAENITVLDARRFLGLAPNSNGANLSAMLSGDADWAGAMSPSSALSNAAAQSSTGTVVNTLKLQLNPHDLGAVTATLRLHGEELNVHLTVETRAAYRQLSEDSGGILDALRAQGFAVDQVTISIAPTADSDGTSSQPGQPGQSGQQAMAEGDRQGQAAGRGQQQNGERQAADQGTRNANDAASDNVAGTAPGGARPGQLYL; from the coding sequence ATGATTACTGACATTCTTGGTGGTGGTAAGACTGGCCCAGCCGACGCGGCTTCGTCCACGAAGCAGGGCGTTGCCGGTCGCAAAGGTGCCGACGGTTCAGCCGGCGGCTTCTCCGATGCTCTTTCCGATTTTGACCGCGATGCGCCTTCGAGTGCCGGCGACGTGCCGGACGAGGACGCCCGTGCGTCTTCTGCGGAAGAACGCATGGCTGGCGACGTGAAGCAGGGCAAGCCTAAGCCGATCATCGACATCAAGCCGCAATCCCTCCGCCGCCCGATCGAGGAGGCGGAAGATTCCGCCGGCGCCCTGAAGCAGGCGCCGGTGAACGAGCCCAAAGAAAAGCAGATGACCACCGCCGAAAGGAAGCTTCGCGAAGCCCTGGAGGCCGCAAAAGCTGTCGCGCGGAAATCGGACGAGGTTCAAGGCAAGCGTCCCGGCAGATCCGAAAAGGACGCGCAGGCCGAGACGGAGGGCAGCGAAGAGCTCGATGTCTCCATGCTGGCCGCAGACGATGCTAAGATCACCGACATGCTGTCGCTTTTGACGAGCGGTGAGGCGACCGGCGCTATCAATGCGATGGTATCCAAAAATGCGTCCGGGCAGCAGAACAAGCGGACCAGGGGTCAGGATGACGGTGGACGCGAAGTCGATGCCCTCGACCTGAAGGATGCCAAGCACGCAGGCGCCGGCGGCGCGGAAGGGGACCCGCTTTCGACGCCGGTGGATGCGGACCGGAGTGTTCCCGGCACGCGTGTCTTCCGTTTCAGCAATGCGCGTACCGACCAGCATGTCGATATGGCTGTCGGTGGCCGGGGCGAGCGCAGCACGGCGGAATTCAGATCGCCGTCGGGCGGTGCCGCCGAAAACATCACCGTGCTCGACGCACGCCGCTTCCTCGGGCTCGCACCGAATTCGAACGGCGCCAATCTCAGCGCGATGCTGTCGGGAGATGCCGATTGGGCGGGCGCCATGAGCCCGAGTTCGGCGCTTTCGAATGCAGCGGCACAGAGCAGCACCGGCACTGTGGTGAATACGCTGAAGCTGCAGTTGAACCCGCACGATCTCGGCGCGGTGACAGCCACGCTGCGGCTTCATGGCGAAGAACTCAATGTTCATCTGACCGTCGAGACCCGAGCGGCCTATCGCCAGCTCAGCGAAGACAGCGGCGGCATCCTGGATGCGCTGCGTGCCCAGGGCTTCGCGGTCGACCAGGTGACCATCAGCATCGCGCCGACGGCGGATTCCGATGGTACCAGCAGCCAGCCGGGGCAGCCCGGCCAGAGCGGCCAGCAGGCCATGGCTGAAGGCGATCGTCAGGGCCAGGCTGCCGGCCGCGGCCAGCAGCAGAATGGGGAGCGCCAGGCCGCAGATCAGGGAACGAGGAACGCAAATGACGCGGCATCGGACAATGTGGCTGGTACCGCTCCTGGTGGCGCTCGTCCTGGTCAGCTCTACCTCTGA
- a CDS encoding transglycosylase SLT domain-containing protein — protein MSSGVCEREIQAAAAKYGVPEGILYSVGLTETGRKGSLSAYAMNVEGKAYFASSQQAAMTTFYDAKRQGRKLIDIGCMQINHHFHGENFSSPEEMFDPKRNVEYAAKFLRNLHDKHETWTMAVARYHAGPNNNPAQKQYVCRVISNLVATGYGEWTSNASQFCAS, from the coding sequence TTGAGTTCAGGCGTCTGCGAGCGGGAAATACAGGCTGCTGCGGCGAAATACGGCGTACCGGAAGGCATTCTCTATTCGGTCGGTCTCACCGAGACCGGCCGCAAGGGCAGCCTCAGCGCCTATGCCATGAATGTCGAGGGCAAGGCTTATTTCGCTTCCTCGCAGCAGGCGGCGATGACGACCTTTTACGACGCCAAACGGCAGGGCAGGAAGCTCATCGATATAGGCTGCATGCAGATCAATCACCATTTTCACGGCGAAAATTTCTCTTCGCCGGAAGAGATGTTCGACCCGAAACGCAATGTGGAATACGCGGCAAAGTTCCTCCGGAACCTGCACGACAAACACGAGACCTGGACGATGGCGGTGGCACGATACCACGCCGGACCGAACAATAATCCCGCTCAGAAGCAATATGTCTGCCGGGTGATCAGCAATCTCGTTGCCACAGGCTACGGAGAGTGGACCTCCAACGCTTCCCAGTTCTGCGCCAGTTAG
- the rem gene encoding transcriptional activator Rem, with the protein MIVVVDERELVKDGYTSLFGREGIPSQGFDPKEFGEWVSTAADSDIAAVEAFLIGQGERTLELPRAIRDRSMAPVIAVSDQPSLEATLAFFDSGVDDVVRKPIHPREILARAAAIRRRLKAISNFTDIGSIRVFSDGRDPEIDGDVFALPRRERRILEYLVSNRGRRVSKTQIFNAIYGIFDEEVEENVVESHISKLRKKLRKKLGFDPVDSKRFLGYCIDWS; encoded by the coding sequence ATGATCGTAGTGGTTGATGAGCGTGAGCTCGTGAAAGACGGTTACACATCTCTTTTTGGACGTGAAGGAATTCCTTCCCAGGGGTTCGATCCAAAAGAATTCGGCGAATGGGTGAGTACGGCGGCTGACTCGGATATTGCCGCGGTCGAAGCCTTCCTGATCGGCCAGGGCGAGCGTACGCTCGAACTGCCGCGGGCCATCCGGGACCGGTCCATGGCACCGGTGATCGCAGTCAGCGATCAGCCATCCCTGGAGGCGACCCTTGCCTTCTTCGACAGCGGCGTGGACGACGTGGTGCGCAAGCCCATCCATCCCCGCGAGATCCTGGCGCGTGCCGCTGCGATCCGTCGCCGGCTGAAGGCGATCTCGAATTTCACCGACATCGGTTCGATCCGGGTATTCTCCGACGGTCGCGACCCGGAAATCGACGGCGACGTCTTTGCCCTGCCGCGCCGCGAGCGCCGCATCCTCGAATACCTGGTCTCCAATCGCGGTCGCCGCGTTTCTAAGACCCAGATCTTCAACGCGATCTACGGCATCTTCGACGAGGAAGTCGAAGAGAACGTCGTCGAAAGCCACATCAGCAAGCTGCGCAAGAAGCTGCGCAAGAAGCTCGGCTTCGATCCGGTCGATTCCAAGCGTTTCCTTGGCTATTGCATCGACTGGAGCTGA
- a CDS encoding flagellar hook protein FlgE, whose protein sequence is MSIFGTMKTAVSGMNAQANRLGTVGDNIANSSTVGYKRSSTAFSTLVLPSTQGSYSSGGVETNVRYSIAEQGGIQYTTSSTDLAIQGEGFFIVSDPNGTPYLTRAGAFVKDATGFLKNTAGFNLMGYPYGTNPPAAVVNGFNGLEEININDFGMVSSPSTKGSFPANLDKGAAVVPLANRPGANAATAVITNKSSLTAYDHAGAKVLYDFYYTKATASPDTWEVSVYRQDQATNGGFPYTATAPKVLVQQTVTLAFDPNTNKLTAASPKAITFTDPNDGATPAQAIAIDLSDMTQFATAFTPGKGIIDGNAPSPITDVEIGGDGLVTAVYQDGGRRPIYQVALATVPSIDKLLPQNGNVYLPTNDSGVVTIGFPQAGAFGQIYSGALESSNVDIASELTEMIESQRVYTANSKVFQTGSDLMDVLINLKR, encoded by the coding sequence ATGAGTATTTTCGGCACGATGAAAACGGCCGTCTCGGGCATGAACGCTCAGGCAAACCGTCTCGGCACCGTTGGCGATAACATCGCGAATTCGAGCACCGTCGGTTACAAGCGTTCTTCCACGGCGTTCTCCACGCTGGTTCTGCCCTCGACCCAGGGTTCGTATTCTTCCGGCGGTGTCGAAACCAACGTCCGCTACAGCATCGCGGAACAGGGTGGCATCCAGTACACGACGTCGTCGACGGACCTTGCCATCCAGGGCGAAGGCTTCTTCATCGTCAGCGATCCGAACGGTACTCCCTACCTGACCCGCGCCGGTGCCTTCGTGAAGGACGCGACGGGCTTCCTCAAGAACACCGCCGGTTTCAACCTGATGGGTTATCCCTACGGCACCAACCCGCCGGCCGCCGTCGTCAACGGCTTCAACGGCCTCGAGGAAATCAACATCAACGACTTCGGCATGGTGTCCTCGCCTTCGACCAAAGGCAGCTTCCCGGCCAACCTGGACAAGGGAGCGGCTGTGGTTCCGCTTGCTAACCGTCCGGGTGCTAACGCGGCAACTGCTGTCATCACCAACAAGAGCTCGTTGACCGCTTACGACCACGCCGGTGCCAAGGTGCTCTATGATTTCTACTATACCAAGGCAACTGCCAGCCCTGATACCTGGGAAGTCTCGGTCTATCGCCAGGACCAGGCTACCAATGGCGGTTTTCCTTACACTGCGACGGCGCCTAAGGTTCTTGTGCAGCAGACGGTAACGCTTGCTTTTGACCCGAACACCAACAAGCTGACGGCGGCCTCGCCGAAGGCGATCACCTTCACCGACCCGAACGACGGCGCTACCCCTGCACAGGCGATCGCCATCGACCTCTCGGATATGACGCAGTTCGCGACCGCCTTTACCCCGGGCAAGGGCATCATCGACGGCAATGCGCCGAGCCCGATCACCGACGTCGAAATCGGCGGCGATGGCCTGGTCACGGCGGTCTATCAGGATGGCGGTCGCCGTCCGATCTACCAGGTCGCGCTGGCAACGGTTCCGAGCATCGACAAGCTGCTTCCGCAGAACGGCAACGTCTACCTGCCGACCAACGACTCGGGCGTCGTCACCATCGGTTTCCCGCAGGCTGGCGCCTTCGGCCAGATCTACTCGGGCGCGCTTGAAAGCTCCAACGTCGATATCGCCAGCGAACTGACGGAAATGATCGAATCGCAGCGTGTCTACACCGCGAACTCCAAGGTCTTCCAGACCGGTTCCGACCTGATGGACGTCCTGATCAATCTGAAGAGATAA
- the flgK gene encoding flagellar hook-associated protein FlgK, with product MSLASALSTAQSIFTNSGTQSAVSAKNIANAQNPDYTRRSAMVVTGGNGAIIGDITRSYSEPLLRQTIASSSIASGQRTVLDGLQEIKNLMGGNDNELSPAKLIASFRNNLDAFAGKANDTGIGIAFISSARDVAAGLNIASDKLQQIRKDADDQIKQNVTDLNALLAKFETVNNQVKNAVSSGTDPNDSLDERDGLVKKISEIVGVTSYTRGGNDMVLYTTDGTTLFEAVPRKVTFQPTAAFDASTTGNGVYIDGVALKAGDSGNTTAKGSLQAHMQIRDKIAPTFQSQLDEIARGLITSFAETGPTGALAPMTGLFTYKDAAGVQQTAIPAAGTIVPGLASKIFVNPVVVPPAGTPDKVRDGGINGVTYIVNTGGSSYGDLLDKYNQNLTGPMVFDTDTEIADAPDVLSFAADSMGWLEQLRSTATAADETKTAMLSRSLEAFSSNTGVSLDEELSLLLDIEQSYKAGAKLMSTVDDMMKALLDIAS from the coding sequence ATGTCGCTCGCATCAGCATTGTCTACGGCACAGTCGATCTTCACCAACTCCGGCACGCAGTCGGCTGTATCGGCGAAGAACATCGCTAATGCTCAGAACCCCGATTACACCCGCCGATCCGCAATGGTCGTGACCGGCGGCAACGGGGCCATTATCGGCGACATTACACGCTCCTACAGCGAGCCGCTGCTGCGCCAGACGATCGCAAGCTCGTCGATCGCCAGCGGCCAGCGGACCGTGCTGGACGGCCTGCAGGAAATCAAGAACCTGATGGGGGGGAACGACAACGAGCTCTCCCCCGCCAAGCTGATTGCCTCCTTCCGCAACAATCTCGATGCTTTCGCCGGAAAGGCGAACGATACCGGCATCGGCATCGCCTTCATTTCAAGCGCCCGGGACGTTGCGGCCGGCCTGAACATCGCCTCCGACAAGCTTCAGCAGATCCGCAAGGATGCGGACGATCAGATCAAGCAGAACGTCACCGATCTGAACGCGCTGCTTGCGAAGTTCGAGACCGTCAACAACCAGGTCAAGAACGCGGTCTCCAGCGGCACGGATCCGAACGACTCTCTTGATGAGCGCGACGGCCTCGTCAAGAAGATCTCCGAAATCGTCGGGGTCACGTCCTATACCCGCGGCGGCAACGACATGGTGCTCTACACCACGGACGGCACCACGCTGTTCGAGGCGGTACCGCGCAAGGTGACATTCCAGCCTACCGCAGCCTTCGACGCATCGACGACCGGCAACGGCGTCTATATCGACGGCGTGGCGCTCAAGGCCGGGGATTCGGGCAATACGACCGCCAAGGGCTCGCTCCAGGCGCATATGCAGATCCGCGACAAGATCGCGCCGACCTTCCAGAGCCAGCTCGACGAAATCGCCCGCGGTCTGATCACCTCGTTTGCGGAAACCGGACCGACCGGCGCACTGGCTCCGATGACCGGCCTTTTTACATACAAGGATGCCGCCGGCGTGCAGCAGACGGCCATTCCCGCCGCCGGCACGATCGTTCCGGGCCTCGCCTCCAAGATCTTCGTCAATCCGGTGGTAGTCCCCCCGGCAGGCACGCCCGACAAGGTGCGCGACGGTGGCATCAACGGCGTGACCTACATCGTCAACACGGGCGGCAGCAGCTACGGCGACCTCCTCGACAAGTACAACCAAAACCTGACCGGCCCGATGGTTTTCGATACGGACACGGAAATCGCCGATGCGCCGGACGTCCTCTCTTTTGCCGCGGACTCCATGGGCTGGCTCGAGCAGCTTCGCAGCACGGCGACCGCCGCAGACGAGACGAAGACGGCCATGCTGTCGCGCAGTCTTGAAGCGTTTTCCAGCAACACGGGCGTCAGCCTCGACGAGGAACTGTCCCTGCTTCTCGATATCGAGCAGTCCTACAAGGCCGGCGCCAAGCTCATGTCGACGGTCGATGATATGATGAAGGCCCTTTTGGATATTGCGAGCTGA